A section of the Deinococcus taeanensis genome encodes:
- a CDS encoding branched-chain amino acid ABC transporter permease, whose translation MTVATARPARPAAPDRTILLLLFFVMTSAALLVSHNGELLEQLGGLGRTLRNPIVEALMVSLFLANILFAHLWRAAPWAKALVGIGSLLFVLPMAGREDTSLLDLSIQIMIFAALALGLNIVVGLAGLLDLGYVAFFAVGAYAWGIFASPRFGEVLRYYGENPGATNAGTLAMGIVLTLVTVASLVVISRHNRRRAPTPATAWSFRLASVGLVAGVILTIRSILVLLSTRADSLANGIDPGFFWLFLALSIFAAAVVGVLIGLPVLKLKGDYLAIITLGLGEVIRVLANNLALYSAGSQGITPIKSASVPWFDAMAGALGFTEDQYYLLFLYALVLVMIGVILLVNVRLDKSRIGRAWIAIRDDEIAAQAMGVPLMQTKLIAFATGASFAGVMGMIFAAKQQFISPESFVLNQSIAILSMVILGGMGSFPGVILGAAVVTLLNLRILPGLGEATANLGIPQQVNPGQLQRLIFGAILVAMMLLRPEGLLPSRRRQLELHNDDNQEDESAQGNAGALNSASGDVYSAGFAPAKENDKAGGSR comes from the coding sequence ATGACCGTCGCGACCGCCCGACCTGCGCGGCCTGCCGCGCCCGACCGGACCATCTTGCTGCTGCTGTTCTTCGTGATGACCAGCGCCGCCCTGCTCGTCTCCCACAACGGCGAGCTGCTTGAACAGCTCGGTGGCCTTGGGCGCACGCTGCGCAACCCCATCGTGGAAGCCCTGATGGTCAGCCTGTTCCTGGCCAACATCCTGTTCGCCCACCTGTGGCGCGCCGCACCCTGGGCAAAGGCGCTCGTGGGGATCGGCAGCCTGCTGTTCGTGCTGCCCATGGCTGGCCGGGAGGACACCAGCCTCCTGGACCTCAGTATCCAGATCATGATCTTTGCCGCGCTGGCGCTGGGCCTGAACATCGTGGTGGGCCTCGCGGGCCTGCTGGACTTGGGCTACGTGGCCTTCTTCGCCGTGGGTGCCTACGCCTGGGGCATCTTCGCCAGCCCCCGCTTCGGCGAGGTCCTGCGGTACTACGGGGAGAACCCGGGCGCCACGAACGCCGGGACGCTCGCCATGGGCATCGTCCTGACGCTCGTCACTGTGGCGAGCCTGGTGGTCATCAGCCGCCACAACCGGCGCCGCGCACCGACCCCCGCCACGGCCTGGAGCTTCCGCCTGGCCAGCGTCGGTCTGGTGGCCGGCGTGATCCTGACCATCCGGTCGATTCTGGTGCTGCTGTCCACCCGGGCCGACAGCCTGGCGAACGGCATTGACCCGGGCTTCTTCTGGCTGTTCCTGGCGCTGAGTATCTTCGCTGCGGCCGTGGTGGGTGTCCTGATCGGCCTGCCGGTCCTGAAACTCAAGGGCGACTACCTGGCCATCATCACGCTGGGCCTTGGTGAAGTGATTCGCGTGCTGGCGAACAACCTCGCGCTGTACTCGGCCGGCTCGCAGGGCATCACCCCCATCAAGAGTGCGTCCGTGCCGTGGTTTGACGCGATGGCCGGCGCGCTGGGCTTCACCGAGGACCAGTACTACCTGCTGTTCCTGTATGCGCTGGTGCTTGTAATGATCGGCGTGATCCTGCTCGTGAACGTCCGCCTGGACAAAAGCCGCATCGGCCGCGCCTGGATCGCCATCCGTGACGATGAGATTGCCGCGCAGGCCATGGGTGTGCCCCTGATGCAGACCAAACTGATCGCCTTCGCCACCGGCGCGAGCTTCGCCGGGGTGATGGGCATGATCTTCGCAGCCAAGCAGCAGTTCATCAGCCCCGAGAGCTTCGTCCTGAACCAGAGCATCGCGATTCTGTCCATGGTGATTCTGGGCGGCATGGGCTCCTTCCCCGGCGTGATCCTGGGCGCCGCCGTGGTCACCCTGCTGAACCTGCGCATCCTGCCGGGTCTGGGGGAAGCCACGGCGAACCTCGGCATTCCGCAGCAGGTGAACCCCGGGCAGCTGCAGCGCCTGATCTTCGGCGCGATCCTCGTGGCCATGATGCTCCTGCGTCCAGAAGGGTTGCTGCCCAGCCGCAGACGACAACTGGAACTGCATAACGATGACAACCAGGAAGACGAAAGTGCGCAGGGCAACGCGGGCGCACTGAACAGCGCAAGCGGCGACGTGTACAGCGCCGGGTTCGCTCCGGCGAAGGAAAATGACAAGGCGGGGGGCAGCAGGTGA